A genomic window from Elaeis guineensis isolate ETL-2024a chromosome 3, EG11, whole genome shotgun sequence includes:
- the LOC140856676 gene encoding uncharacterized protein produces the protein MPPRTQLMAADIRQHAVRKRPAQGVGPSQPLKRPRAPPPSEPAGSEAEPVIALSAPTVLVDVPSEGLSAEGAASPGRRAAESADGAPTAQQATEVREEVRELERPTYAAAAPSVETRSGSSLPSISDARAWETSRGKAPMVSGDEGRSAGGGSADFPLPEGASGLADHDLARKLCQALLLPADINVMKNQHVSDMLSSFYPMMIQLVFNISELEAGYRKFGEMRAAWRDKVGALEADKAILIDQLQQSVDRENRLEGEVSQLFEENSRLKGALASLESELQSAKDDARKKSRTIRRLRHERDDIDKELEADREQLRASLGNLAKAEEGLSVAQADADIARGEAESAKEALSRAIEVFRDSEEYRKELLESGYLSYQVGYEDAREAVRGWYPRLDLSGVVLLESEAPAAEETAGPASEGLSTRAKAEDVAEPVAEDQSAPTAEVGADPSTNSHHRPVEDVDSDD, from the exons ATGCCACCGAGGACACAACTGATGGCGGCCGACATACGCCAGCAtgccgtgaggaagaggccggcgcaaggcGTCGGGCCGTCGCAGCCTCTCAAGAGGCCCCGTGCGCCTCCGCCGAGCGAACCAGCCGGGTCGGAGGCAGAACCGGTGATCGCACTGTCTgcgccgacagtgctcgtcgatgtcccgtccgagggactgTCGGCTGAGGGCGCGGCCTCACCAGGCAGACGGGCTGCTGAGTCTGCTGATGGCGCGCCGACCGCCCAGCAGGCTACAGAGGTTCGGGAGGAGGTCCGCGAACTCGAACGACCGACGTACGCTGCCGCCGCACCGTCGGTCGAGACCCGGTCGGGGTCGAGCTTGCCGTCGATTTCCGATGCCAGGGCCTGGGAAACCAGCCGAGGCAAGGCCCCCATGGTGTCGGGCGACGAAGGTCGGTCggctggcggagggtcggccgactTTCCTCTTCCCGAAGGTGCATCGGGTCTGGCcgaccacgacttggccaggaagtTGTGCCAGGCTctcctccttcccgccgacatcAACGTGATGAAGAATCAGCATGTGTCCGACATGCTATCTTCgttctatccgatgatgatccaG ctggtcttcaatatctcagagctggaggccggatatcggaagttCGGCGAGATGCGTGCGGCGTGGAGGGACAAAGTCGGAGCCCTCGAAGCCGACAAAGCCATCCTCATCGATCAGCTGCAGCAGTCGGTGGaccgggagaaccgactcgagggggaggtctcccaacTTTTCGAGGAGAACTCCCGACTCAAGGGGGCCTTGGCGTCGTTGGAGTCGGAGCTCCAGTCGGCCAAGGACGATGCAAggaagaagtcccggaccatccgtcggctccgacacgagcgagaTGACATCGACAAAGAGCTGGAGGCGGACCGCGAGCAACTCCGAGCGAGTCTCGggaatctcgccaaggccgaagaaggtCTGTCCGTTGCTCAGGCCGATGCGGACATCGCGAGGGGCGAGgccgagtcggcgaaggaggctctGAGTCGGGCCATTGAAGTCTTCCGGGACTCGGAGGAGTACCGCAaagaacttctggagagcggctatctctcgtaccaagtcgggtacgaggatgctcgggaagccgttcggGGCTGGTACCCGAGACTAGATCTCAGCGGCGTAGTTCTgctggagtcggaggccccagctgcggaggagacggccggaccAGCGTCGGAAGGTCTCTCCACCAGGGCGAAAGCCGAAGATGTCGCAGAGCCGGTTGCCGAAGATCAGTCGGCCCCGACTGCAGAAGTCGGAGCTGATCCGTCGACCAACTCCCATCATCGTCCAGTGGAGGACGTTGATTCCGACGATTAG